Within Salarias fasciatus chromosome 15, fSalaFa1.1, whole genome shotgun sequence, the genomic segment TGTGGGCAGGAGGCCTGCTGCACGTGCAGCATCACCGGGCCTCGGTCCTCGGTCCTCCTGcggtccagcagctccagcagtaCCGCATCTGTCCGGCAGGGGGCTCCAGAGCCGCGCTGTGGGAAGCGGCCGCTCCTCATTCCTGAGCAGGTGAGGCAGGTGAGGCAGGTGAGGCAGGGCCGTCCCCGCCTCCTCCGCGTGCCGCCGTGACAGGGGTGCTGTCGGGAGCGCGCCTCGGGAGCGGCTCAGACCgtgcggagcggagcggccggcGGAGCGGAGCCACCATGGACCTGAGCAAGCGGCTCTCCGCCTGCTGGGAGAACTTCCGCAGGTGCTTCCAGAAGCCGGAGCCTCAGCCGGACCCAGGGAGGAGGGCGAAGACCGAGACCGAGACCGACACCCGGGTCGTGGTCATCACGCCCCCCAGCGTGATGGACCCGGCTCCCGTCGCCCCCCGGCCTCAGCCGCCCGGCGGATCCGTCCGGGAGGTTTACGTGGCCCAGTACGACTACTCGGCCCGGACCAACCAGGACCTGAGCTTCAACACCGGGGACACGCTGGTGGCCCTGGACAAGAGCCCCGGGGAGTGGTGGCTGGCCCGGGCCCTGACCGGCGTGTCGGCCTCCAAGCAGGGATACATCCCCGCCAACTACGTGGCCCCGGTGGAGAGCCTGGACGCCCAGCCGTAAGTCCCTCTGCTGTCCCGACccccgggccccgggccccgggccgccggccccgggccccgggccGCGGAACCCGGGACCCGGGATCTGGGCTCCTCTATCTCAGTGGTTCCAGTTTCATATTTAGAATAGAACAGACTGAAATGCGTTTATTATCGTCACACATTTACGACGaaactaaaagagaaaaaaaaattgaaaaacctCTGGCGCGAACAGAAAGATAAAATAGGAAAAGAAATATAGAATAGCAATAAATGATATAAGTATTTACACAAAGAGCAGCAACAATACAAGAGGCCTAGGAATGTATAAAAACAGATGTGTTTATAAGGCTGACAAATGAAATTAGAGAAACAGAAGTAGAAAAATAATCAGTTTAAATGGAGAAACGTAGATAACGGAGTAATCATTGGCAGTGGGAGATAACCGACGTGCTTTGGAATCCAAGCAAGCAGATCCTGTGCAAACTGAAGAAAGTCCAGGAGGGATTTTCATTCTggagaaaagacatttaaatcaaATGTGAGGCGTTCAATGAAGGAGAGCATGTTTTAGAGGTGATCCACTCCACAGGGCCTCTATAGGACgatcctggccctggccctggtcctggtcctggtcctggtcctggtcctggtcctggtcctcaggcccCCTTCCCACCGggtttagatgtttccctcttcctcaTACTTGATTCGCATTCCATTCATGTCGTcatcaggcttctgcagagcatgatgaccagcaggaggaATCCTCTGCAGTGGATCCCTGCAGACCAGGGCTCCTCTGTAGTGGATCCCTGCAGACCAGGGCTCCTCTGTAGTGGATCCCTGCAGACCAGGGCTCCTCTGCAGTGGATCCCTGCAGACCAGGGCTCCTCTGCAGTGGATCCCTGCAGACCAGGGCTCCTCTGTAGTGGATCCCTGGAGACCAGGGCTCCTCTGTAGTGGATCCCTGGAGACCAGGGCTCCTCTGTAGTGGATCCCTGGAGACCAGGGCTCCTCTGCAGTGGATCCCTGGAGACCAGGGCTCCTCTGTAGTGGATCCCTGGAGACCAGGGCTCCTCTGTAGTGGATCCCTGGAGACCAGGGCTCCTCTGTAGTGGATCCCTGCAGACCAGGGCTCCTCTGTAGTGGATCCCTCCCTGCAGACCAGTTtgggtgtgtttttaaaatactTACCTGGTTAAACGGTTATCTTTtcagcttgtttgtttgtttgtttacctggaGGTGAACATGTGCTCATGGAATCTAGAAAGATTTAAATATTAAACtgaaacctgcagctcctctctgaagGGTTTGTATCTTGACACCTACAATCAGATTTTGTGCTCTTAAATCATGCTGATTGTTGTGAAGTCAATAATCTGGCAGATAAGAGGTCTCAGTGTGGAACTCTCTATTTATAGATGTTTCAGTAAAGCTCCATAAAGCAGACCTTTGTAACTATAAAACCTTCTATCTGTGATTATATTAGTTATTGGATACGGAGGCTGATCAGCTGGCTGGACACACtcctgagcacacacacactctggcttCTGTTTCTGGAGGCGGAGACTAGTGCATGCTCCAGACCGGGAAGTGATTTATCCAGTGGTGACCAGTTGATCTCAGACTGAAATACTGAAGCGAAACAGAAGCAGCGGGCTCGTCTGATTGGCCCAGCTGCTTTACAGCTGCGGCCAGGATGTGTCTACATTAATGAAGTCAAACACCACAGCAGTGTGTAGCGGCGCCTGAGAAACCCGGAAAACCACTGAAAGTCCACTCATATCAGCAGTGGCTGCAGGGCTCAGGGGGGTTCCTGCAGGGGGGTTCCTGCAGGGGGGTTCCTGCAGGGGGGTTCCTGCAGGGGGGTTCCTGCAGCGTTCTGCTGAGCGGCTCACTTCCTGGGACATCATGGAGGCCGACAGGCAGTGAACGTGGCGGCCAGCTCTGTTGTGTCTAAAGTCTTTTCTCAGAGGAGTTAATGATTgtctggaagcaggaagtgttgCTCTCCAGGTTAATCATTTTCACTACACAAACCCAAATCTTCCACACAAACTGGTTTTTCAACAAGCTGTTCTCATCGCAGCATTGTGAGAGGAGCTGCCCCCGTCTCCCAGCCGTTTACAGCTGTTTGCTGAAGACGTCTGTCCTTTGAGGACTCCTACTGAGAGGCCCAGTGTGCCGGAGACATGTCTGCTCTGGAAACAACCAGGTGTTTCCAGTGTTGTCTGCAAGAATCGGGGACGACTGTGGACGTCCACAGACGTCCAGGGATGTTCAGGGACGACCAGCGTCTCTGTTCACCGCGGCTTTAAGCTGTGATTGTCTCTTAGTTTCGCCGATTCTCAAACCTGATCGACCAGCAGGAGGAATTTATTTCACAACACAGTGACGTgaagccaacacacacacacacacacacacacacacacacacacacacacacacacacacacacacacacacacacacacacacgtcctctGTCACGTGGAGAACCTGGGCAggctggtgggcggagccgGGGAGAGCATTAGAACATTTACTGACGGGAGATTCTTCCTCATGTTTCTCCAGCTGTGTCGATCAGAGACGCCGCTCCGTCCCAGGAGACGCCGCTCAGTCCCGGGAGACGCTGCTCCgtcctgagagacgctgctCCGTCCCAGGAGACGCCGCTCAGTCCCGGGAGATGCTGCTCCGTCCTGAGAGACGCCGCTCCATCCCGGGAGACGCTGCTTCGTCCCGAGAGACGCTGCTCCGTCCCGAGAGACACTGCTCCGTCCCGAGAGACGCTGCTCCgtcctgagagacgctgctccgtcctgagagacgctgctccgtcctgagagacgctgctCTGTCCTGTGGGACGCCGCTCAGTCCCGGGAGACGCCGCTCAGTCCCGGGAGACGCTGCTCCgtcctgagagacgctgctccgtcctgagagacgctgctccgtcctgagagacgctgctCCGTCCCGGGAGACGCTGCTCCgtcctgagagacgctgctCCGTCCTGTGGGACGCCGCTCCGTCCGACGGAGGCTTCAGCCAGACCGGTCCTGAAGGAAACCCTCAGCGGTCAGGAAGGACTGGAATCTGACTAAAGCAGTAATAAATGAGAAGTTCCTGAAGCTGAGGCGATGAAAAGCAGCCTGGCCTTTGCAGTGTGGCTCAGCAGAGTCTCGGATGAGACGGTGTGGGAACGGCAGGGTCAGGGGTTGAGGTGGATCCGCCCCGCCTCCTATCCAGGTTCAGGTCCAGCCTGGAGGGCCCGGCGGACCAGGAAGGCTCTTGTAGGCCCGGACCTGAAAATGTGAATGTGGTGTGTTGTGGTTTCATCAGATAtataaatgaatggatgaactgaTGAGCACATGTCTGAGGCTGCCTGAGGGGAGGACCAGCCTGGTCCAAGTCCACATGCCGTTGTGACGGGTCCCGGTCCCGGAGTGAACCCCACCTGCCTGTGTCATTTCCAGATGGTTCTTCTCGGAGACCCGGCGGCTGGAGTCGGAGAGGCTGCTGATGGCCGAGGAGAACCAGCACGGGGCCTTCCTCATCCGGAAGAGCGAGAGCCACGCTGGAGAGCTGGCTCTGTCAGGTAGGCTCCACCAGGCGGGGGCGCTGTCCTCCACCCCAGCCCCCATCGGCTGCTTTTCATCCCCCcgtttttcatcttttatgtCTTTTAAAGGACTGTCAGTTCTTCTGTTGAAGGGTGTCAGGTGGTCCGTGCTGTGCGGCTCAGAAACCTTCGTCCTGAGGAAGCACGCTCCAGTGTTTATGTAAATCTAGCTGAGTGAGCCGTGCTCTTTCCTGGTCTAATAAAATGAGTCACGAGGGATTTCATGTGCCGGGGGGGTTATTGATTACTGCTTCTGCTCTATTAAAGCGGAGGCAGCATCAGCGAGTCCATCCAGATCATTTCCCTGGTCTCAAAGTTCAACGCAGCAGTTTTACTGTTTGAAATCCTTTCATGTCCTTTATTAGTCCCTCAGGGGGAAATGTACACCGTCACAGCAGCCAGGTGGCGGTCTCGCCAGAACCACGGAGAACCCACCTGCAGGACAGTATAGACAGTCTGGTCTGGGTCTCCTGTAGCCCCTCATCGGGGCCCTGGTGGATCTGGTCTGGGTCTCCTGTAGCCCCTGATCAGGGCCCTGGTGGATCTGGTCTGGGTCTCCTGTAGCCCCTGATCAGGGCCCTGGTGgatctggtctgggtctggttcccCAGGGAGGAAGGACGGTGATAGAAGTGTGTTTGgttgctttcacacctacagcatttggtccgcttgaagtggactagagtccccaactcctgcaggttcggttcgtttgcgctggtgtgaaagcggaccagttagttttggtccgggacaaagaaccgcaccgagacctcctggaggaggcggtctcggtacggtctcggtgcggtcctggttcggtctcggcgcggtccgctgctggtgtgaacgttgaccggcctcggtcctgtccgctctgttgtggagaaggctttttggtcggcggaggcttccgtagcaagccgcacggcacatcacgtcacacatgctggccaatcagggttcacttccgccacccaaaacacactattgtgtgaacagcgccaccaaggggcaggagggtcacaGTGGATAGTtcgtctgcaaaaacaagtggtgtgaatgaaccgaactggttgacagctgcgacgtttatgtctgaaccgaaccactctagcactagtaggtgtgaaagcaccctgagTGTGTAAGTACTGTGGTGTGTTGCTGTTTTCGGACGTTTCCGGCGTCATGCTGAAGGAATGTGGTCGAGCACGCCGTCGTCGGCGTCTGGAAGCTCATGACTCCACCTGAGCGTAGCTCTGCAGTTCGCCGTGGCGCACCATGTTTATCATCACACACTGAGTCATCCAGACCCACTGCGCTGCCGGGACCAGCTTCTGCTTTCCCAGCATGTAGTCCACCTTGTCCCCCGTCCAGCGGGACTGTCCCGTCTCCACCGCTGACGGCTGTCAGCTGGTTTTAAGTCATGTATTAGTAATTCTGCCTGTGCACCGTGTCGTTAAAGCTGTCAAacagtagtgaaagtgacaggcGGAGGAACAATGGACTCACCGGTCTGATACCAATAAAGAACCATCCTGTTGTTGCATCTTTGACAGGTTTCTTCAGAATCAGAACAGCCTTTTTTGTCACTTTGCAGatgtacaatgaaattacagagCTTCTCCTTCCAGTGCAAAAGGTAATAAGTTAAAAGTGTAAATAAGTATATGAAAAGTAGGCAGGTGTTTTGTTGGCCGGTGAGGTAAATATTTATCCTTCCAGATGTTGCTTGATGATACAgatgttttatttacacatcAAACCAAAGTTTGTCTCATATCCGGTCATACAGTTTACAGTATGTAAAGCAGGTTTTATGTCCCTGATCCAACAGAAAACTCCAGAGAAGGTTCAGTGGAGATGAAGACAATCAGTGTATGAAGGGGGTCAGACTCATCTGCTTCTTCTCCAGTCGGTCCATGAGACTGCTGTGGACAGCGTGACGTCCAGGACCTTCACTTCTGTAGTCTTCTCTTTCAGGTGGTCTAGCTTATGACAGGAGGATCTTTGTGGTTTGGGTCTAAAAGTCCCTGAACCTCCTGACGGTTCTCTGAGAGAACTTTCCCATCAGTCCTGTTTgatccagaccagagtccacttcagggactcTCTGGGAAAGTCCTCTTCCTTTGGTCTTGTATTAAAGCCCCCCTGAACTCTGATCCGGATCAAACAGGTGAACTCTGGTACCTTGAAACTTTGGGTCTCGACTCTCTTACAGACTTTCCAGCAGCTGTACTGAGCAGATGTGACATGgaacgcaatgcattttgggtagtACATGAAATTACGCTGGCAGAACAAGTCagaagaaacagacacacacagagttgaaagtgtctggaggtcagaggtcagatgaggAAGAACAGGAACATATTGATCATCAGAAGATGACATATCATGGTTGCTAGCTGCTAGCAGGTAGCTGGGGCGGGCCTTCAGCTTTCGGCCTGAACCAATCAATGAGCCGGTTTCTGGTCAGTGGTGTAGATGTTCCGTCCTGTGGAGACAGTGAGTACAACAGTGGGCCCAGCAGTGGGCCCAGCATGAGGCCTTGAGGTCCTCCAGGACCCAGGAAAGACCGCAGATTCAACCTGTTTCACTACACTGCTCTGAAAACTGCGTTTTGATTTGGATTCCTGCCGACCCTGGTCTGGTAAAGCTCCAGGTGTCCCCCAGAGATGACTCTTGGGCCCTTTGTGCTGCTTGAAATGAGAAACGTAGCGTCGGTAGTGGAATGACGGATAAGTTCTGAGCTTGTCGGGTTTAAAGCGCCGGCCATGCCGTCCGGACTGGACTGAACTGGTCCTGGTCTTCTCTTTCAGTGCTGGACAACGGGAAGGTGAAGCACTACAAAGTGATAAAGAATGAAAGTGGCCAGTACTGTGTGTCCAGGAACCGGGCCTTCAAGACGCTGAAGGAGCTGGTGGAGCACTACTCCAGGCAGGCTGACGGCCTCTGCGTCCAGCTGGGGTCTCCCTGTAAGAAGGTGAGGCGGCGCCGCTCGGCGGGACGTCGACCGGGCTCGTCCTGACGGGGCGGAGCTCCCAATAGCCTTTCTGTTTGTCCCCTTGTCTCTCTGAGCAGACGGAGGTCCCGTTGCCTTTCAGCATGTCttttgacacagtggaccagTGGGAAATTGACCGTAAGTCCATCAAACTCCTGAAGAAGCTGGGCGCCGGACAGTTTGGCGAAGTCTACGAGGGCCTGTGGAACGGCACCACGGCAGTCGCAGTCAAGACCCTCAAAGCCGGTACACTACACACACTATGTGGTCCAGGACCAAATCATGAAAACTGACATTAGAGCGCAGAGCCAGGAGGGAAAGTACAGCCGAGGCCTGGCTCTCCTCATCCAGCTGACTTCAGGATGAACCTGGGCTTCTCTAATCTAGCTTATCAACATCTGGTTTACCTCCAGACTTTGTTCAAAGCTAATTTTGGTGTCGTGGTGGAAACCTCCAGTGTGACCCAGGATGGGAGCTGAGGTGATCTTTGATGGTTAAACTCTCGGTTCATGAGCCAAGGCACTGACAACATGCTGCTTGTTTCCCTTCGCTCAGCTGAAAGCAGCGACGTGCAGCCTGATGGCAAAACACTGAGACTTCCACTTCCATCCATCAGACAGTGTCTGAGTATGAAAACAGTGATGTTTGGAGCTCGGTAGCAGAGatctgtttttcctttgtgtctTTTAACAGCTAGAACTCAGAAATCACCTTTCAATCCTTTCTTTCCTCAAAGTTTCGAGGTTCCTCTCATGTGTTGGGTTTTAGTAAAGAGCATCAGTGACTTGTTGTCGGATTGTAAAATCAGTGGTGATGGAAGTCACTAAGAGACAGTGGTTGGTCAGGTACCATGGACCGGGAGGACTTCCTGAGAGAGGCCCAGATCATGAAGACGCTGCACCACAAGAGGCTGATCCAGCTGTACGCCGTCTGCACCATGGAGGAGCCCATCTACATCGTCACCGAGCTGATGGAGCACGGCAGCCTGCTGGAGTACCTGCAGAGTAAGACTTCCTGTGTCTGTCCGGAGTTACTCTGATGGAACTGAACCAGCGGGGACATGTGCAGATAGAAACCTGTCCCCGGGTCACGTCCTCTCTTGTCTCCTGCGCTCTAGAGGATCGAGGCAGCACGCTGCACACCTCGGACCAGATCGAGATGGCCGCCCAGGTGGCCTCGGGCATGGCctacctggagctgcagaactACATCCACCGAGACCTGGCAGCCAGGAACATCCTGGTGGGGGAGAACAACATCTGCAAGGTGGCCGACTTCGGCCTGGCCAGGGTCTTCATGGTAAAAAACTCAACCGTCCACTCAGAATGAAGCATTAACCAtatctctgctgctcctggccCACCAGCCCTCCATGCCCTGCACTTGGTGTGAGAAAGCTCCAGAGAGTCACTTTGTTCCTAAACTTCTCCCAGTGgctcagacatcaagtcagacATTTGCAGCTTTTGTAAATTGTAATTTAAATACAACAGAAGTGAGTTCAGCTTGAATTTCTTCCTCGAAACACTGCAGGAGACAGCAGCTGAAAGCAGCGCCCAGTTAGCAGCGGTTAGCAGCTAACTGTGAGCTGCTACCTGCTAGCTACTGACTGTTAGTAATGAGCTGgtagcagtgagctagcagctagctgctcggagctagcagctagctgctcggagctgtagCAGTAACTAGCTGAATAGATTGGGAGCTGTGATGAAAGCGGTCGATGGgggtgtgtgtccttgtgtgtgAGGTAATGGgggtgtgtgtccttgtgtgtgAGGTaatgtgtggttgtgtttccagAAAGAGAGTGACAGTGTGTATGAAGCCAAAGAAGGAACCAAGTTCCCCGTGAAGTGGACGGCTCCCGAGGCCATCAACGAGAACAAGTTCACCATCAAGTCTGACATCTGGTCCTTTGGAATCCTGCTGTATGAGATCCTGACCTTCGGCCAGATGCCTTATCCCAGTAAGTCCTCAGTCACTGTCCGAGGCCCACTCCTTCACAGTGGACTCtgagacctggaccaggtctaGTCTGGTTCTCACAGAAGACGACCGGCAGCAGGTCAGCTCAGGAACATTTGAGTCAGTCTCACCAGGTTTTCCAGAAGCTCCACACTTCAGAGAGAGGACTTCTGGGTGTTTCAGCCTGCTCTTTCAGAGGGCCGCGCTCTTCATCTCCATTAAATATCGCTGAAGAAAGAATGACTGTGTGGCGGCGAGACGAGCGTCCAGAGTGTCAGCCGGGGTTGGATAACCAGTTGAACGCAGCGATGTTAATCTGCAGATGAACGATAGCCGAGTGAAACCAAAGCATCAGTAGAAGAACCACAAGTCCAGTGTTTCAGAATAACACCGCATCGAGGAAGGAGACGTGgagatgaaaacaaaggaaTGCATGTTCTCCAGAATAAAATCAAGAAACAAACTAAATTATTAAAGCAACAGCAAGGCAGAAAtgttcacaaaacaaacaaacaaaaaagcaggaaaagagaacagaaaggttttttttttttttttaaggtggattaaggagtttgcatgtttgatgCGAAAAAAcagcccctgcaggccttgggcgtaactgcagcttagcgAAGCGAAGCGCTCGTGGTCTGCGTTATATCTTGTTATATCTGTTGCTATCAAATTATCATCCAGCCCtaataaatgtatttaactGGACCCCCACGGAAAGAAGAACTGTTTCTGATTTCAGTAAGAGGAGAAAGTAAAGTGATTTAACTTCATGGAATAAAGTAATTCTTACAAAAAGAACGGATCGGGTTAGAGGTGATCGGATTAGAGGTGAACGGATCGGATTAGAGGTGAACTGATCGGATTAGAGGTGAACGGATCGGATTAGAGGTGAATGGATCGGATTAGAGGTGAACTGGTTGGAGCTGTGAGGGTTAAATGTGTGCTGAACTCTGTCTGCAGCAATGACGAACTTCCAGACGATCCAGAGCCTGAGTCAGGGCTACCGGATGCCTTGCCCCCCCAAGTGCCCCAAGAAGCTGTACCAGATCATGCTGGACTGCTGGATCGAGCAGGCCCAGGACCGGCCCACCTTCGAGACCCTGCAGTGGAAGCTGGAGGACTTCTTCGACCTGGACGTGTCGTCCTACGACGACGCCAGCCCGTATTAGGAGGAACGCCGCGCACCCGGACCGAGGTGCCGGGTTTCGGGTCTCCTGTGGCCCGGGTGAAGGGTCTGGCTCGCCGACCCAGATCTCCTGACTGCGGCGCTCGCTCACGTCACGCTGAAGACTCTCCTCTCTGTTGATCTGGACCAACAGGATCGCTCACATTCCTCCACCGGATTCCTCTCCTGAGACACCACGGCCTGAGTTATGGGGCTGCAGGGGCCGGGTCCCGGGTCCCGGGTCCCAGATCCAGGGATCCAGGTCAGAGCAGCTCCCAGATCCACAGGTCTCAGGCTCACTGAGTGGAGTTCGTATCTTGAGGAGTGCCATGAagaaattcacacacacacacacacacacacacacacacacacacacacacacacacacacacacacacacacacacacgcacacacacacacgaggcatGTCgaccgccccctggtggctgccTCAGGAAGGATCTTGACTGGAATCTGAACTGATAAACTCCATCATTCTGACGACAGTCAGTTTTATTTAGAAGAACAAGCGGCCTGTTAAACATGTGATTTCTATCTGAGAATTTAGGTTTGAATCTCACAACTTCGAACATTtcttaaaagaaatgaaatcttgacttgttttttcttttcagtcgaAGACTGTCTCACTTGTATTTAagaattctgatttttttttttttgataaatctCATCAATCCTATTGAGAAAGACTTGGCTTTATAAACCTAATCTGagattttttacattttaattttagaactttttaaagtgaaattaaagcagATTTTTCAGCTTAGAGACAATTTCAAACGAATGCTGTCTCTTGCAGATATAAATCAGAATTCTTCGATTAAGGTCAAAATGCTCCCGTCTCTTTTAATGTGATCTCCAAACAAAGCTCAGAATCCTCAATGCCTGAATGTCTGGTGTTTGGAGGGTCTGAGTTGCATtgaagactttttattttttaaggtcAGACCTGTTTCGgaataaagtgtttttccagACTTTTCTGTGGTAGCCTGAACGCCTCCTGAGCTCTGCGGTGAGTTTCAGGGAGTCGGGTCCCGGTTTCAGTCCTTTCATCCCGTTAACCCAGACTGGTCGGCCGCTGACTCCGCCCATTGTTTGAAAGTGCCGCCAGAATGAAGGAGGAGCTCGTTAACCTCGGTTTTTATTCAGATATTCTAATTTCATTACTGCTCTGAATGTGAATAAAGAGAATTTGTGCACGTCTGCACCTTGTTTCCATGCTGTGACACAGATCATGAagtactgctctctctctctctctctctctctctctgaagcaGACGGTTCTAGCCGTCTGCCCTTCACTCTGTTCTGTTTGATCCCTGCTGATTGCTCCTTGTAACCATGACAGTGTTTGTTTAGACGAATCCTCGCTGCTGTACAGTCTGATGATGGATGAGCTGCTTCGTCTTGATTAAAAGTGCCAGTTGGACTCGGACTTCACGTGTCTGACTTTTCATTTGGTGGGATGAAGACCGGCGATGCGTTTGGATCGGGATCATGAAGCTCCCCGTCCTGAAGGCTCCCTGGGTTCTGCTGGGCTCTTGAGCCTGCTTCACGGCCgtgctgcagctgaaggtgTGGATGTTCCTGTTTCGATGAAACCGACCTGGAATGCAGCAAGTCATTTATTAACAGACAACCAGCAAATATTTACTGCAGACAGTCTGCTAAAGAGCACCTAAAGCAAGTTTAAGAAACTTTTCCTCTTGAGATTCACTCTTACTTTGTTCTTCAAATAAAAGGTCAGAACCCTACTCTTATTTGTCTTTAACTTTCTTGTTGCCATGAACTGATGTTTACTGGAATACTTTGGATTAGAATTGTAGAAGTAAATGAGAGCAGCTGTGGATGAGTTTTCACTCTGCTGTTTGGAGGTTTGGCTCAGTTCAGAGTTCTGCCAGTCGGTGTCGGGAATCGAGCCGTGGAtccttcaccacttcctgattccagcagcagctcctccacagctggacacgaagaagaaaagagacctgttcctgctcttcatcctgaAACAGCCCTCAGGTGAGGGGTGAGCTGCAGCTGGTGCAGTTCCTCCTCGTGGCCACAGGGTGGAGCTAGTATCCTACATTTCCTcgtgtgtggagctgctggaagaAACTGTTTCAACACACAATCAAATCTGCACTTTGTAAAGTCACCCAGCGGCCCGACTGGATCCTCCGACGGCCTTCTGTTGGCCCGGGGACCATGTGTTTGACAGTGCTGACCTTCACTGCTGTAGCTCATCTTCAACACTCACACAGCAAACAGTGAGGCCATTTCAAAAGTGTTTTTGGAGGATTATCAGGGCCAAATGTCAGTGCAGGGCAGACCACCAGAAGGCCCttactggaggaggaagatgctctatcctctggatgtcagaggaggaagatgctctatcatctTAATGGTTTTTGAACGTATATTTTTCCTCAGTATGACGTAATGAGCGGCGTTAACTGGAGTGTTTGTTTGATGGTGGATCCAGATCTGAAGACTGGCTGCAGATCAGGGAGGCACAGCGGTCTGCAGGCGCTGGCGTCGTCAACGAATAGTTTTCGTTAAAGTTTTcgttgacaaaattaacactgcCTGCAGGCTGCCGTGCTGGCCGCTCTGCAGGCCGCCGTGCTGGCCGCTCTGCAGGTCGCCGTGCAGGCCGCCCTGCAGGCCACCCTGCAGGCCGCCGTGCTGGCCGCCGTGCTGGCCGCTCTGCAGGCCGCCCTGCAGGCCGCCCTGCAGGCCGCCCTGCAGGCCGCCGTGCTGGCCGCTCTGCAGGCCGCTCTGCTGCCATCACAGGGGCACTGATCGTTGCTCAGTCTCCAGCTGTTTGCCAGACTGAGCCAGCACTCTGCAGACTCAGCAGACGGAGCTAACAGTGTCCCGGGTCCTCTGACagagtgtatgtggactgtcctctGCTGGGGATGGCAGGACCTGGTCCACTGTGGATTAACCTGAGAGCAAGGCCGTCCCTGGAGTCCCCGGCC encodes:
- the frk gene encoding tyrosine-protein kinase SRK2; the protein is MDLSKRLSACWENFRRCFQKPEPQPDPGRRAKTETETDTRVVVITPPSVMDPAPVAPRPQPPGGSVREVYVAQYDYSARTNQDLSFNTGDTLVALDKSPGEWWLARALTGVSASKQGYIPANYVAPVESLDAQPWFFSETRRLESERLLMAEENQHGAFLIRKSESHAGELALSVLDNGKVKHYKVIKNESGQYCVSRNRAFKTLKELVEHYSRQADGLCVQLGSPCKKTEVPLPFSMSFDTVDQWEIDRKSIKLLKKLGAGQFGEVYEGLWNGTTAVAVKTLKAGTMDREDFLREAQIMKTLHHKRLIQLYAVCTMEEPIYIVTELMEHGSLLEYLQKDRGSTLHTSDQIEMAAQVASGMAYLELQNYIHRDLAARNILVGENNICKVADFGLARVFMKESDSVYEAKEGTKFPVKWTAPEAINENKFTIKSDIWSFGILLYEILTFGQMPYPTMTNFQTIQSLSQGYRMPCPPKCPKKLYQIMLDCWIEQAQDRPTFETLQWKLEDFFDLDVSSYDDASPY